The following proteins come from a genomic window of Amyelois transitella isolate CPQ chromosome 24, ilAmyTran1.1, whole genome shotgun sequence:
- the LOC106135890 gene encoding nuclear transcription factor Y subunit gamma gives MSVCFFVPADQAGTSSEEMKADGPEVEVRAETPVQTLQQFWSNVMADIQKTTAEDFKTQALPLARIKKIMKLDEDVKMISAEAPVLFAKAAEIFIHELTLRAWSHTEDNKRRTLQRNDIAMAITKSDQFDFLIDIVPRHEVKPGKPRDEPPRANPVQEQISQQHQTTVNAGQQQIVLQPCAQIVQTSNAASSSNNVGQSPVTLVQQVLTPSGELQQLPIQLTQAQLNMIRLQMQNNPSQPIIIQAQAQQSPQIIQVSSQAQHQPQQQVFLAQVATSQEDS, from the exons ATGTCGGTATGCTTCTTCGTGCCTGC CGATCAGGCTGGTACCTCCAGCGAGGAGATGAAAGCTGACGGACCCGAGGTGGAAGTCCGTGCAGAAACACCGGTGCAGACCCTACAGCAGTTCTGGAGTAATGTCATGGCGGATATACAGAAAACAACAGCA GAGGACTTCAAGACCCAAGCACTGCCTCTGGCCcggataaagaaaataatgaaattagaTGAAGACGTCAAGATGATATCAGCTGAAGCACCCGTGCTGTTTGCGAAAGCTGctgaaatttttatacatgaGCTGACATTGAGGGCATGGTCACATACAGAAGATAACAAAAGAAGGACGCTACAG AGAAACGATATAGCGATGGCAATAACGAAGTCCGACCAATTCGACTTCCTCATCGACATAGTGCCCCGGCACGAGGTGAAGCCCGGCAAGCCGCGGGACGAACCGCCGCGCGCCAACCCCGTACAAGAGCAG ATTTCACAGCAACACCAAACGACTGTGAACGCTGGCCAACAGCAAATCGTCTTGCAACCGTGCGCGCAAATCGTTCAG acgAGCAACGCGGCTTCATCTTCAAACAATGTCGGTCAGAGTCCCGTCACGTTGGTGCAACAAGTGCTGACACCTTCGGGGGAATTGCAACAGTTACCT ATCCAGTTAACGCAAGCCCAGCTGAACATGATCCGGCTACAGATGCAGAACAACCCGTCGCAGCCGATCATCATACAGGCGCAAGCGCAGCAGTCGCCGCAGATCATACAg GTGTCGTCGCAAGCGCAGCACCAGCCGCAGCAGCAAGTGTTCTTGGCACAGGTCGCCACCAGCCAAGAGGATTCATAG
- the LOC106135903 gene encoding zinc finger protein ubi-d4 A isoform X3 — protein MTSSRQPASFAKMAAAEIQIVNPSNLAKIESFLNDPSYKEIIENSSTFNSRLCAERRMRMPFIDTQTGVAQSHCNLFMTRKQRMPGLREGQVYSYPAQRWRKSRRQYLTMSSTRWGWSGADNLADNTGEGENSSGVPGDALAGDDSRDGSQTAAKDDPKEWFYDEIAMDEMETGEEPEAESDEDYFDDTYANRRKRRGGATPSGPGSRGGRVRKSQPDDGTPKRGRAGRGRKRAAQSTLPYEVPGDSEKPFGCELCGAKYKTRAGLIYHFTHTHKDPPPGCSAPAAGSDGDSRDSRPGAHTPPQPALAQAQPATEYQDSLAAAAAAATAAPPPRRPSPPPRPASADTSSSDSAHAPLVPPGTAAAAATSTSVPAAPAEVKEGDAKVPPSPYCDFCLGDDRENKKTGTPEELVSCSDCGRSGKRGRGRPPRNGAKKQCYHIENRVCERHRHLREGIKLNGVLEIQTSMSFSADDFDNFAMKTKLLNDEYVGYPMSPPSSRQSPVI, from the exons ATGACGTCATCAAGGCAGCCAGCGTCGTTTGCAAAAATGGCGGCTGCCGAAATTCAGATTGTAAATCCTTCTAATTTAGCTAAAATCGAAAG TTTTCTAAATGACCCTAGTTACAAAGAAATTATTGAGAACTCATCTACATTCAATTCACGACTATGTGCGGAAAGAAGGATGCGAATGCCTTTTATCGATACACAAACCG GTGTCGCCCAAAGTCACTGCAACTTGTTTATGACCAGAAAACAGCGGATGCCTGGTCTGCGGGAGGGACAGGTTTACTCATATCCGGCACAGAG ATGGCGCAAGTCACGACGTCAGTACCTCACAATGTCTTCAACCCGATGGGGCTGGAGTGGTGCAGACAACCTCGCTGACAATACTGGGGAGGGTGAGAACAGTTCTGGAGTCCCTGGTGATGCTCTTGCTGGGGACGACAGCCGTGATGGCTCACAGACTGCTGCTAAGGATGATCCTAAG GAATGGTTCTACGACGAAATAGCAATGGACGAGATGGAGACGGGCGAGGAGCCCGAGGCGGAGTCGGACGAGGACTACTTCGACGACACGTACGCCAACCGCCGCAAGCGCCGCGGCGGCGCTACGCCCTCCGGCCCGGGCTCCCGCGGCGGCCGCGTCAGGAAGTCGCAGCCCGATGACGGCACGCCGAAAAGAGGACGAGCG GGCCGCGGCCGCAAGCGAGCAGCACAAAGCACGCTTCCGTACGAGGTGCCCGGGGACTCTGAGAAGCCGTTCGGCTGCGAAC TGTGCGGCGCGAAGTACAAAACGCGGGCAGGTCTTATCTACCACTTCACGCACACGCACAAGGACCCCCCGCCCGGGTGCTCCGCCCCGGCGGCCGGGAGCGACGGGGACTCGAGGGACAGTCGTCCCGGGGCGCACACCCCGCCGCAGCCGGCCTTGGCCCAGGCCCAGCCGGCGACGGAGTACCAAGATA GTTTAGCAGCCGCCGCAGCCGCCGCCACCGCGGCTCCGCCCCCTCGCCGGCCGTCCCCCCCTCCGCGGCCCGCCTCCGCAGACACGTCCTCGTCGGACTCTGCGCACGCGCCGCTCGTGCCGCCCGGCACCGCCGCGGCCGCTGCTACCAGTACCAGTGTACCAGCGGCACCCGCTGAAGTTAAAGAGGGGGATGCTAAG GTCCCACCGTCGCCCTACTGCGACTTCTGCCTCGGCGACGACAGGGAGAACAAGAAAACTGGCACGCCAGAAGAATTGGTCAGCTGTTCCGACTGCGGCAGATCAGGTAAGCGCGGCCGAGGCCGACCTCCGAGAAACGGCGCCAAAAAGCAGTGTTACCATATCGAGAACCGCGTTTGCGAACGGCACAGACACCTAAGAGAAGGCATAAAACTTAACGGTGTTCTAGAAATACAAACGTCTATGTCGTTCTCGGCGGACGATTTCGACAATTTTGCGATGAAAACGAAACTGTTGAACGATGAGTATGTGGGGTATCCTATGTCGCCGCCCTCGTCGCGGCAGAGCCCCGTTATTTAG
- the LOC106135903 gene encoding zinc finger protein ubi-d4 isoform X2, with protein sequence MTSSRQPASFAKMAAAEIQIVNPSNLAKIESFLNDPSYKEIIENSSTFNSRLCAERRMRMPFIDTQTGVAQSHCNLFMTRKQRMPGLREGQVYSYPAQRWRKSRRQYLTMSSTRWGWSGADNLADNTGEGENSSGVPGDALAGDDSRDGSQTAAKDDPKEWFYDEIAMDEMETGEEPEAESDEDYFDDTYANRRKRRGGATPSGPGSRGGRVRKSQPDDGTPKRGRAGRGRKRAAQSTLPYEVPGDSEKPFGCELCGAKYKTRAGLIYHFTHTHKDPPPGCSAPAAGSDGDSRDSRPGAHTPPQPALAQAQPATEYQDSYVTFLNNPGVGTGLAAAAAAATAAPPPRRPSPPPRPASADTSSSDSAHAPLVPPGTAAAAATSTSVPAAPAEVKEGDAKVPPSPYCDFCLGDDRENKKTGTPEELVSCSDCGRSGHPTCLQFTANMIVSVRKYRWQCIECKCCSVCGTSDNDDQLLFCDDCDRGYHMYCLAPPLDTPPEGSWSCALCIKQFHNK encoded by the exons ATGACGTCATCAAGGCAGCCAGCGTCGTTTGCAAAAATGGCGGCTGCCGAAATTCAGATTGTAAATCCTTCTAATTTAGCTAAAATCGAAAG TTTTCTAAATGACCCTAGTTACAAAGAAATTATTGAGAACTCATCTACATTCAATTCACGACTATGTGCGGAAAGAAGGATGCGAATGCCTTTTATCGATACACAAACCG GTGTCGCCCAAAGTCACTGCAACTTGTTTATGACCAGAAAACAGCGGATGCCTGGTCTGCGGGAGGGACAGGTTTACTCATATCCGGCACAGAG ATGGCGCAAGTCACGACGTCAGTACCTCACAATGTCTTCAACCCGATGGGGCTGGAGTGGTGCAGACAACCTCGCTGACAATACTGGGGAGGGTGAGAACAGTTCTGGAGTCCCTGGTGATGCTCTTGCTGGGGACGACAGCCGTGATGGCTCACAGACTGCTGCTAAGGATGATCCTAAG GAATGGTTCTACGACGAAATAGCAATGGACGAGATGGAGACGGGCGAGGAGCCCGAGGCGGAGTCGGACGAGGACTACTTCGACGACACGTACGCCAACCGCCGCAAGCGCCGCGGCGGCGCTACGCCCTCCGGCCCGGGCTCCCGCGGCGGCCGCGTCAGGAAGTCGCAGCCCGATGACGGCACGCCGAAAAGAGGACGAGCG GGCCGCGGCCGCAAGCGAGCAGCACAAAGCACGCTTCCGTACGAGGTGCCCGGGGACTCTGAGAAGCCGTTCGGCTGCGAAC TGTGCGGCGCGAAGTACAAAACGCGGGCAGGTCTTATCTACCACTTCACGCACACGCACAAGGACCCCCCGCCCGGGTGCTCCGCCCCGGCGGCCGGGAGCGACGGGGACTCGAGGGACAGTCGTCCCGGGGCGCACACCCCGCCGCAGCCGGCCTTGGCCCAGGCCCAGCCGGCGACGGAGTACCAAGATAGTTACGTCACGTTTTTGAATAATCCCGGTGTTGGCACAG GTTTAGCAGCCGCCGCAGCCGCCGCCACCGCGGCTCCGCCCCCTCGCCGGCCGTCCCCCCCTCCGCGGCCCGCCTCCGCAGACACGTCCTCGTCGGACTCTGCGCACGCGCCGCTCGTGCCGCCCGGCACCGCCGCGGCCGCTGCTACCAGTACCAGTGTACCAGCGGCACCCGCTGAAGTTAAAGAGGGGGATGCTAAG GTCCCACCGTCGCCCTACTGCGACTTCTGCCTCGGCGACGACAGGGAGAACAAGAAAACTGGCACGCCAGAAGAATTGGTCAGCTGTTCCGACTGCGGCAGATCAG GTCACCCGACTTGCCTGCAGTTCACCGCCAATATGATTGTGTCTGTTCGCAAGTACCGCTGGCAGTGTATCGAATGTAAATGCTGTTCCGTATGCGGCACCAGCGATAATGAT GATCAACTGCTATTCTGCGACGACTGCGACCGCGGGTACCACATGTACTGCCTCGCCCCGCCCCTGGATACGCCCCCGGAGGGCTCCTGGTCGTGTGCGCTTTGTATCAAGCAGTTCCACAACAAGTGA
- the LOC106135903 gene encoding zinc finger protein ubi-d4 isoform X4 — protein MTSSRQPASFAKMAAAEIQIVNPSNLAKIESFLNDPSYKEIIENSSTFNSRLCAERRMRMPFIDTQTGVAQSHCNLFMTRKQRMPGLREGQVYSYPAQRWRKSRRQYLTMSSTRWGWSGADNLADNTGEGENSSGVPGDALAGDDSRDGSQTAAKDDPKEWFYDEIAMDEMETGEEPEAESDEDYFDDTYANRRKRRGGATPSGPGSRGGRVRKSQPDDGTPKRGRAGRGRKRAAQSTLPYEVPGDSEKPFGCERLAAAAAAATAAPPPRRPSPPPRPASADTSSSDSAHAPLVPPGTAAAAATSTSVPAAPAEVKEGDAKVPPSPYCDFCLGDDRENKKTGTPEELVSCSDCGRSGKRGRGRPPRNGAKKQCYHIENRVCERHRHLREGIKLNGVLEIQTSMSFSADDFDNFAMKTKLLNDEYVGYPMSPPSSRQSPVI, from the exons ATGACGTCATCAAGGCAGCCAGCGTCGTTTGCAAAAATGGCGGCTGCCGAAATTCAGATTGTAAATCCTTCTAATTTAGCTAAAATCGAAAG TTTTCTAAATGACCCTAGTTACAAAGAAATTATTGAGAACTCATCTACATTCAATTCACGACTATGTGCGGAAAGAAGGATGCGAATGCCTTTTATCGATACACAAACCG GTGTCGCCCAAAGTCACTGCAACTTGTTTATGACCAGAAAACAGCGGATGCCTGGTCTGCGGGAGGGACAGGTTTACTCATATCCGGCACAGAG ATGGCGCAAGTCACGACGTCAGTACCTCACAATGTCTTCAACCCGATGGGGCTGGAGTGGTGCAGACAACCTCGCTGACAATACTGGGGAGGGTGAGAACAGTTCTGGAGTCCCTGGTGATGCTCTTGCTGGGGACGACAGCCGTGATGGCTCACAGACTGCTGCTAAGGATGATCCTAAG GAATGGTTCTACGACGAAATAGCAATGGACGAGATGGAGACGGGCGAGGAGCCCGAGGCGGAGTCGGACGAGGACTACTTCGACGACACGTACGCCAACCGCCGCAAGCGCCGCGGCGGCGCTACGCCCTCCGGCCCGGGCTCCCGCGGCGGCCGCGTCAGGAAGTCGCAGCCCGATGACGGCACGCCGAAAAGAGGACGAGCG GGCCGCGGCCGCAAGCGAGCAGCACAAAGCACGCTTCCGTACGAGGTGCCCGGGGACTCTGAGAAGCCGTTCGGCTGCGAAC GTTTAGCAGCCGCCGCAGCCGCCGCCACCGCGGCTCCGCCCCCTCGCCGGCCGTCCCCCCCTCCGCGGCCCGCCTCCGCAGACACGTCCTCGTCGGACTCTGCGCACGCGCCGCTCGTGCCGCCCGGCACCGCCGCGGCCGCTGCTACCAGTACCAGTGTACCAGCGGCACCCGCTGAAGTTAAAGAGGGGGATGCTAAG GTCCCACCGTCGCCCTACTGCGACTTCTGCCTCGGCGACGACAGGGAGAACAAGAAAACTGGCACGCCAGAAGAATTGGTCAGCTGTTCCGACTGCGGCAGATCAGGTAAGCGCGGCCGAGGCCGACCTCCGAGAAACGGCGCCAAAAAGCAGTGTTACCATATCGAGAACCGCGTTTGCGAACGGCACAGACACCTAAGAGAAGGCATAAAACTTAACGGTGTTCTAGAAATACAAACGTCTATGTCGTTCTCGGCGGACGATTTCGACAATTTTGCGATGAAAACGAAACTGTTGAACGATGAGTATGTGGGGTATCCTATGTCGCCGCCCTCGTCGCGGCAGAGCCCCGTTATTTAG
- the LOC106135903 gene encoding zinc finger protein ubi-d4 isoform X1, with amino-acid sequence MTSSRQPASFAKMAAAEIQIVNPSNLAKIESFLNDPSYKEIIENSSTFNSRLCAERRMRMPFIDTQTGVAQSHCNLFMTRKQRMPGLREGQVYSYPAQRWRKSRRQYLTMSSTRWGWSGADNLADNTGEGENSSGVPGDALAGDDSRDGSQTAAKDDPKEWFYDEIAMDEMETGEEPEAESDEDYFDDTYANRRKRRGGATPSGPGSRGGRVRKSQPDDGTPKRGRAGRGRKRAAQSTLPYEVPGDSEKPFGCELCGAKYKTRAGLIYHFTHTHKDPPPGCSAPAAGSDGDSRDSRPGAHTPPQPALAQAQPATEYQDSYVTFLNNPGVGTGLAAAAAAATAAPPPRRPSPPPRPASADTSSSDSAHAPLVPPGTAAAAATSTSVPAAPAEVKEGDAKVPPSPYCDFCLGDDRENKKTGTPEELVSCSDCGRSGKRGRGRPPRNGAKKQCYHIENRVCERHRHLREGIKLNGVLEIQTSMSFSADDFDNFAMKTKLLNDEYVGYPMSPPSSRQSPVI; translated from the exons ATGACGTCATCAAGGCAGCCAGCGTCGTTTGCAAAAATGGCGGCTGCCGAAATTCAGATTGTAAATCCTTCTAATTTAGCTAAAATCGAAAG TTTTCTAAATGACCCTAGTTACAAAGAAATTATTGAGAACTCATCTACATTCAATTCACGACTATGTGCGGAAAGAAGGATGCGAATGCCTTTTATCGATACACAAACCG GTGTCGCCCAAAGTCACTGCAACTTGTTTATGACCAGAAAACAGCGGATGCCTGGTCTGCGGGAGGGACAGGTTTACTCATATCCGGCACAGAG ATGGCGCAAGTCACGACGTCAGTACCTCACAATGTCTTCAACCCGATGGGGCTGGAGTGGTGCAGACAACCTCGCTGACAATACTGGGGAGGGTGAGAACAGTTCTGGAGTCCCTGGTGATGCTCTTGCTGGGGACGACAGCCGTGATGGCTCACAGACTGCTGCTAAGGATGATCCTAAG GAATGGTTCTACGACGAAATAGCAATGGACGAGATGGAGACGGGCGAGGAGCCCGAGGCGGAGTCGGACGAGGACTACTTCGACGACACGTACGCCAACCGCCGCAAGCGCCGCGGCGGCGCTACGCCCTCCGGCCCGGGCTCCCGCGGCGGCCGCGTCAGGAAGTCGCAGCCCGATGACGGCACGCCGAAAAGAGGACGAGCG GGCCGCGGCCGCAAGCGAGCAGCACAAAGCACGCTTCCGTACGAGGTGCCCGGGGACTCTGAGAAGCCGTTCGGCTGCGAAC TGTGCGGCGCGAAGTACAAAACGCGGGCAGGTCTTATCTACCACTTCACGCACACGCACAAGGACCCCCCGCCCGGGTGCTCCGCCCCGGCGGCCGGGAGCGACGGGGACTCGAGGGACAGTCGTCCCGGGGCGCACACCCCGCCGCAGCCGGCCTTGGCCCAGGCCCAGCCGGCGACGGAGTACCAAGATAGTTACGTCACGTTTTTGAATAATCCCGGTGTTGGCACAG GTTTAGCAGCCGCCGCAGCCGCCGCCACCGCGGCTCCGCCCCCTCGCCGGCCGTCCCCCCCTCCGCGGCCCGCCTCCGCAGACACGTCCTCGTCGGACTCTGCGCACGCGCCGCTCGTGCCGCCCGGCACCGCCGCGGCCGCTGCTACCAGTACCAGTGTACCAGCGGCACCCGCTGAAGTTAAAGAGGGGGATGCTAAG GTCCCACCGTCGCCCTACTGCGACTTCTGCCTCGGCGACGACAGGGAGAACAAGAAAACTGGCACGCCAGAAGAATTGGTCAGCTGTTCCGACTGCGGCAGATCAGGTAAGCGCGGCCGAGGCCGACCTCCGAGAAACGGCGCCAAAAAGCAGTGTTACCATATCGAGAACCGCGTTTGCGAACGGCACAGACACCTAAGAGAAGGCATAAAACTTAACGGTGTTCTAGAAATACAAACGTCTATGTCGTTCTCGGCGGACGATTTCGACAATTTTGCGATGAAAACGAAACTGTTGAACGATGAGTATGTGGGGTATCCTATGTCGCCGCCCTCGTCGCGGCAGAGCCCCGTTATTTAG